The following coding sequences are from one Methanohalophilus halophilus window:
- a CDS encoding dicarboxylate/amino acid:cation symporter — translation MSRRKATFNSLELIHPRSLKHLNNQLQSLVKGRLWLKILLAMFLGIAVGLVLGPSTGLVDPSIAMIIGEWVAIPGYIFLGLLQMIVVPLVFASIIRGLAAGEDIEQLKKMGSRTVVFFLGTTSLAIIIGLGLALFIKPGLFIDNKIVQNTMDDSTTSLSPDNVFGPTFSDIPGLVSTVLPTNPLGAIVTGQMLQVVIFSIIVGIALVSMKPDSSKPLLELLGSIQEVTMTVVKWSMLLAPFAVFGLLTKFTINLGIDTLLGMTVYVGTVLAGLLIMMVIYLFIIFLLSKKNPIRFLHSIRDVLLLAFSTSSSAAVMPLSIKTVEEKLNVRPSVSQFVIPLGATINMNGTALYQSVAAVFLSQVFGVELGIGQLAIIMITVVGASIGTPATPGVGIVILAMILNSVGIPASGIALIIGVDRILDMSRTSVNVTGDIVACAIVDRWIGEEKSVEKKFQEATIRDRQRRIEGEDVIVNSH, via the coding sequence ATGAGTAGGCGGAAAGCGACATTCAACTCGTTGGAATTAATTCATCCACGTTCTCTTAAACATCTGAACAATCAACTTCAGTCACTTGTCAAAGGCAGATTGTGGCTTAAGATATTGTTGGCAATGTTTTTGGGAATTGCTGTAGGATTAGTTTTAGGTCCATCTACAGGATTAGTTGACCCTTCGATTGCAATGATTATTGGTGAATGGGTTGCTATTCCTGGTTATATCTTTCTTGGCTTGTTACAGATGATTGTTGTTCCTCTGGTTTTTGCTTCTATTATAAGGGGATTGGCTGCTGGAGAAGATATTGAACAATTGAAAAAAATGGGATCAAGAACGGTTGTTTTCTTTCTCGGTACAACTTCCCTGGCCATTATAATTGGTTTAGGATTAGCCCTGTTTATAAAACCAGGCCTGTTCATCGATAATAAGATTGTGCAGAATACGATGGATGATAGCACAACTTCACTTTCACCGGATAATGTTTTTGGTCCTACTTTTTCTGACATTCCCGGTCTTGTCAGTACTGTTCTTCCCACCAATCCCCTGGGAGCAATTGTAACCGGCCAGATGTTACAGGTAGTTATATTTTCAATTATTGTAGGTATTGCTTTGGTTTCTATGAAGCCAGATAGTTCCAAACCTCTTCTGGAGTTGCTTGGTTCAATACAGGAAGTTACAATGACAGTTGTCAAATGGAGCATGTTATTGGCTCCTTTTGCTGTTTTTGGGTTGCTTACAAAATTTACCATCAATCTGGGCATAGACACATTACTGGGAATGACCGTCTACGTGGGTACGGTTCTTGCCGGGTTACTCATAATGATGGTAATTTATCTTTTTATTATTTTCCTTTTATCAAAGAAGAATCCGATAAGGTTTTTGCATTCTATTCGCGATGTTCTCCTGCTGGCCTTTTCGACATCCAGCTCTGCGGCTGTAATGCCTCTTTCAATAAAAACAGTGGAAGAGAAACTTAATGTACGGCCTTCTGTTTCCCAATTTGTTATACCTCTGGGAGCCACCATTAATATGAACGGAACCGCCCTCTATCAAAGCGTTGCTGCTGTATTTCTATCCCAGGTATTTGGTGTGGAACTTGGTATAGGGCAACTTGCAATAATCATGATTACTGTGGTTGGAGCATCTATCGGTACCCCTGCAACCCCTGGGGTTGGTATAGTCATCCTTGCAATGATTTTGAACAGCGTAGGTATTCCTGCAAGTGGAATTGCCCTTATAATAGGCGTGGACCGTATCCTTGATATGAGCCGTACATCGGTTAATGTAACCGGTGACATTGTAGCGTGTGCGATTGTTGATCGCTGGATAGGAGAGGAAAAGTCGGTGGAGAAGAAATTCCAGGAAGCCACAATCCGGGATAGGCAGAGACGTATAGAAGGGGAAGATGTAATTGTAAATTCACATTGA
- the eno gene encoding phosphopyruvate hydratase, with protein MSYRAEEAGYRIEKIHAREILDSRGNPTVEVDVFTPKGFGRASVPSGASTGTNEAIEMRDKEDERYNGKGVLDAVDNVNTTIAGELTGYDVRSQREIDGLMIALDGTDNKITFGANAILGVSMAVANAAADSLNMPLYRYLGGSNSFALPVPTMNVLNGGKHAGNGLAIQEFMIQPKGTDTYSNALQMGSETYSALGKVLEDKYGASATNVGYEGGYAPPIDQTVDALDALVSGIEEAGYTESEVTIGMDAAASEFFDGENYNIDGTTMTGAELTDFYVDLIDTYPIVMIEDPFHEEAFEDFANLTNEAWETIIVGDDLFVTNVSRLAKGIEMEAANALLLKVNQIGTLSESFDAASMAFRSGYNVVVSHRSAETEDAMIADISVAIGADLIKTGAPARGERTAKYNQLLRIEENLGDAARYVQL; from the coding sequence ATGAGTTACAGGGCAGAAGAAGCAGGATACCGGATAGAAAAGATTCATGCAAGAGAGATATTGGACTCCAGGGGAAATCCCACAGTGGAGGTTGATGTGTTCACACCAAAGGGTTTTGGCAGGGCCAGTGTCCCTTCAGGAGCTTCCACAGGAACAAACGAAGCCATTGAGATGCGGGATAAGGAGGATGAACGCTACAATGGTAAAGGTGTCCTCGATGCCGTGGACAATGTCAATACAACAATAGCCGGAGAACTGACTGGTTATGATGTGCGCAGCCAGAGGGAGATCGATGGATTAATGATAGCCCTTGACGGAACCGACAACAAGATTACTTTCGGTGCAAATGCCATCCTGGGTGTTTCAATGGCTGTTGCCAATGCAGCTGCAGATTCGCTCAATATGCCCCTGTACAGGTATCTTGGAGGATCGAATTCCTTTGCACTCCCCGTTCCCACAATGAACGTCCTTAACGGGGGCAAGCATGCAGGCAATGGTCTTGCAATCCAGGAATTCATGATCCAGCCCAAAGGTACTGATACTTATTCAAATGCCCTGCAGATGGGAAGCGAGACCTATAGTGCCCTGGGGAAGGTCCTGGAAGACAAATATGGTGCTTCTGCAACCAATGTGGGATATGAGGGAGGATATGCTCCACCCATTGACCAGACAGTGGATGCCCTGGATGCCCTGGTAAGTGGCATAGAAGAAGCGGGATATACCGAGTCCGAGGTAACCATCGGGATGGACGCCGCTGCCTCTGAGTTTTTCGATGGGGAGAACTACAATATCGACGGGACCACCATGACCGGAGCAGAACTTACCGATTTCTACGTCGACCTGATTGACACATACCCTATAGTAATGATTGAAGATCCCTTCCACGAGGAAGCCTTTGAGGATTTCGCAAACCTCACCAATGAAGCCTGGGAGACCATCATTGTGGGAGATGACCTGTTTGTCACAAATGTTTCAAGGCTTGCCAAAGGTATCGAGATGGAAGCCGCAAATGCCCTGCTGCTCAAGGTAAACCAGATAGGTACTCTTTCTGAGTCTTTCGATGCTGCAAGCATGGCATTCCGCAGCGGCTATAATGTAGTGGTAAGCCACAGGTCTGCAGAAACCGAGGATGCAATGATTGCAGATATTTCAGTGGCAATCGGAGCGGATCTCATCAAGACCGGAGCTCCTGCCAGAGGGGAAAGAACTGCCAAGTACAACCAGCTTCTGCGTATTGAAGAAAATCTGGGAGATGCTGCACGTTATGTGCAGCTCTGA
- a CDS encoding DNA-directed DNA polymerase produces MATNLPDQLEFQLIDADYFRQDNSPVIRLFGRSSEGKSICCQVPGFEPYFYVNCNADLEQVASAIKQKFEQVKAIEEVERFEPVGYQTTATHMLKIITHDPGNVPEIRDDIAAMPAVKEIYEADILFRNRFLIDRNLHGMGWMRITPQGSLQDLPLCNITCSSENVEEFERKEPAPLRNLAFDIECLPVDGNMPTPETSPVIMISISFAPAYQGKETIVLIAKPAEGLDGDVEACQDEASMLSRFFEIFREYDPDVVTGYNSNDFDIPYITDRVSILNTNGHRIKSDVGRDGRSLGYRKIGTRTLVDIPGRAVVDVLPLIRQEFSLKRYTLRNVSHELLDKEKLDVSPQDMEEYWEDDGAKLYEFINYARRDSELALELLLQLKLLDKHIAVSQVSGTLLQDVISGGQTNMVEQLLLSEYGKQNRVMSSKPDEHTSQQRRKMNENLKGGAVLEPHKGLHENVLVLDYKSLYPTIIMAHNLCYTTVVENTNLEADDLIISPTGDKFVKPRLYKGIVPSVLEDLLRRRSETKQIMKKTSDENQHRVLDATQLALKILLNSFYGYSGYARARLYSLGMAGSVTSIGRENIARTEEIVCSQIGGVILRNDEVYFRDEAGEIRPDDKQVNLSIVYGDTDSVFVHCMDKDNREISPDDLTLEESARVGSKVASLVTASLPDPMELEFEATARRVLLVAKKRYAQWLFEPAGDGWKDKIKVKGLETVRRDWCELTSNMLNRVLEYVLKEGNVEKAVEHVKTTVDRVRNLDVTRDSDIIDDLVLTKTFSKSPSSYKNKQPHLTVVEKIEQRTGMRPSIGERIPFVIVAGKDLFVNRAEDPEYVRQHNIALDVDYYIQKQLLPPVERILSVFGVNIATLDHDSRQKGLFDFSKTKPADNGCQMNAEIREPEKEKIPENGNQSSLLDF; encoded by the coding sequence ATGGCCACAAACCTACCTGATCAGCTAGAATTCCAGCTCATAGATGCCGACTACTTCAGACAGGACAACTCTCCTGTAATACGCCTGTTTGGGCGTTCCTCAGAAGGTAAAAGTATATGCTGTCAGGTACCTGGTTTCGAACCTTATTTTTATGTCAACTGTAATGCAGATCTGGAACAGGTTGCATCTGCTATCAAACAAAAGTTCGAGCAGGTGAAAGCCATAGAAGAGGTTGAGAGGTTTGAACCGGTAGGCTACCAGACCACAGCCACCCATATGTTAAAGATAATCACCCATGATCCGGGTAACGTGCCGGAGATCAGGGATGATATAGCCGCCATGCCTGCTGTAAAAGAGATCTATGAGGCAGACATCCTATTCAGGAACCGCTTTCTAATTGATAGGAACCTGCATGGGATGGGTTGGATGCGGATAACCCCTCAGGGTTCCCTGCAGGACCTCCCCCTCTGCAATATAACCTGCAGCAGTGAGAATGTGGAAGAATTTGAAAGAAAGGAACCTGCACCTCTGCGAAACCTGGCTTTTGACATAGAGTGTTTGCCAGTGGACGGCAATATGCCCACTCCTGAAACCTCTCCGGTTATAATGATCAGTATCTCCTTTGCACCGGCCTATCAGGGTAAAGAAACCATAGTCCTGATAGCCAAACCTGCGGAGGGGCTTGACGGGGATGTGGAAGCATGTCAGGATGAAGCTTCCATGCTATCCAGGTTTTTTGAGATATTCAGGGAATACGATCCCGACGTAGTGACCGGCTACAACAGCAATGATTTTGATATTCCATATATAACCGATCGCGTATCCATTCTCAACACAAATGGCCACAGGATTAAATCCGATGTAGGTAGGGACGGCAGGAGCCTGGGTTACAGGAAAATAGGCACTCGCACCCTGGTTGATATCCCCGGCAGGGCCGTTGTCGATGTTTTGCCCCTGATCAGGCAGGAATTCAGCCTGAAACGTTATACACTCAGGAATGTCTCCCATGAATTGCTCGACAAGGAAAAACTGGATGTTTCCCCTCAGGACATGGAAGAATACTGGGAAGATGACGGTGCCAAACTCTACGAATTTATCAATTATGCCAGACGTGACTCCGAGCTTGCCCTTGAACTGCTTCTGCAACTAAAATTACTCGATAAACATATAGCGGTATCCCAGGTCAGCGGCACTCTGCTTCAGGATGTTATAAGCGGTGGCCAGACCAATATGGTCGAACAGTTGCTCCTGAGTGAATATGGCAAGCAGAACAGGGTCATGTCATCCAAACCCGATGAACACACTTCCCAGCAAAGACGGAAGATGAATGAGAACCTTAAAGGAGGAGCAGTCCTTGAGCCTCATAAGGGGTTACATGAAAACGTTCTTGTGCTGGATTATAAGTCGCTTTATCCCACCATTATAATGGCCCACAATCTCTGCTATACTACCGTTGTGGAAAACACCAATCTGGAAGCAGATGATCTTATAATCTCTCCTACCGGGGATAAATTTGTCAAACCCCGTCTATACAAAGGCATCGTACCCTCGGTACTCGAGGACCTTTTGAGAAGGCGCAGTGAAACCAAGCAAATAATGAAAAAGACCAGTGATGAAAACCAACACCGTGTTCTTGATGCCACCCAGCTTGCTCTGAAAATCCTGCTCAACAGTTTTTATGGTTATTCCGGTTATGCCCGGGCACGTCTGTACAGTCTGGGAATGGCCGGCTCAGTAACAAGTATTGGCAGGGAAAACATCGCCCGCACAGAGGAGATTGTCTGCAGCCAGATAGGCGGTGTGATTCTCAGGAATGACGAAGTCTATTTCAGGGATGAAGCAGGCGAGATTAGACCTGATGATAAACAAGTTAACCTTTCCATTGTTTACGGGGATACGGACAGTGTTTTTGTGCACTGTATGGATAAAGACAACAGGGAAATATCTCCTGATGACCTTACTTTGGAGGAATCTGCCCGGGTGGGCAGCAAAGTTGCTTCCCTGGTAACCGCATCCCTGCCGGATCCCATGGAACTTGAGTTCGAAGCCACCGCCAGGCGTGTCCTGCTTGTAGCAAAGAAACGCTATGCTCAATGGCTGTTTGAACCTGCGGGAGACGGCTGGAAGGATAAGATCAAGGTTAAGGGTCTGGAAACCGTCAGGCGTGACTGGTGTGAGCTGACATCCAATATGTTAAACCGGGTACTGGAATATGTACTGAAAGAAGGTAATGTCGAAAAGGCAGTGGAACATGTGAAAACCACTGTGGACAGGGTGCGCAATCTGGACGTCACCCGGGATTCTGATATTATTGATGATCTGGTACTGACAAAGACCTTTTCCAAGAGCCCTTCAAGTTACAAGAACAAACAACCTCATCTCACCGTTGTGGAGAAGATAGAACAGCGCACCGGCATGCGTCCTTCCATCGGAGAGAGAATCCCCTTTGTGATAGTTGCGGGCAAGGACCTTTTTGTAAATCGTGCGGAAGACCCTGAGTATGTCAGGCAGCACAACATAGCCCTGGATGTTGATTACTATATCCAGAAACAGCTCCTCCCGCCGGTGGAACGTATCCTTTCGGTATTCGGGGTGAATATAGCAACCCTGGATCATGATTCCAGACAAAAAGGGCTTTTTGATTTTTCAAAAACCAAACCTGCCGACAATGGGTGTCAGATGAATGCCGAAATAAGGGAACCTGAAAAGGAAAAGATTCCTGAAAACGGTAACCAGAGTTCTCTTCTTGATTTCTGA
- a CDS encoding sensor histidine kinase, with product MNPLPNCENIDNFNMWSEIVKQSVDSIVITDTNYEIIYMNKAAEQLFGWSFEELKGKKPDVFNAEQLSVEIQKEIYDTVTSGKIYNGELLNKTKDGTYFYIQIKVSPIYDKKGNIIAYMSSQRDITNLKQTERRLQQETEFLEKLIQTSPVAIHGTDTNSNVIIWNESSERIFGWSSEEVIGEFLPTVPEENIDEHLSLRNRVLAGETITGYEVCRLRKEGSYLYGSLSVTPMHDQRGNIFGIMATMEDITEKKQYEYKLKDAFNQLESIHFNLPISVWSATVDETGDFVDTYISEGVNELLALPPNTIGNDFKAFFDYVKPHYLPEIKDKIEEGVKNPDKVVSLEYEVINGNGVTRWFLSSGKAQEENGIIKVYGSTIDITKNKNAEKSLINAKLLAENANRSKTEFLANVSHELRTPLNAIIGFSQILSTNKSGNLNDKEMKYVSNILKSGDHLLELINKILAISKLQAGKEELEIESVDFAEICEDIKPFIDPLIAKKNLSFECILDGTDTNIKADKNKMLQIMHNLLGNAIKFTPENGSIAINTRCIGDNFQVSVKDTGIGIPEDAHKDIFNNFKQVDSSATRKYEGTGLGLALVKEYIEMHGGDIWIESEVGKGSTFTLVIPQNHH from the coding sequence ATGAATCCGCTACCTAATTGTGAAAATATTGATAACTTCAATATGTGGTCAGAAATCGTAAAACAATCTGTTGATAGTATAGTGATTACTGATACTAATTATGAAATTATCTACATGAATAAAGCGGCTGAACAGCTGTTTGGATGGAGTTTTGAAGAACTGAAAGGTAAAAAACCAGATGTATTCAATGCTGAACAGCTGTCAGTAGAGATTCAAAAAGAAATATATGATACAGTGACTTCTGGTAAAATTTACAATGGGGAACTATTGAACAAAACGAAAGATGGTACTTATTTTTACATACAAATTAAAGTATCCCCTATTTATGATAAAAAAGGAAATATAATTGCCTACATGAGTTCACAAAGGGACATCACAAACCTAAAACAAACTGAAAGAAGATTACAACAAGAAACGGAATTTCTGGAAAAATTAATTCAAACTTCTCCTGTAGCAATACATGGTACTGACACTAACAGTAACGTGATCATATGGAATGAATCCTCAGAAAGAATATTTGGATGGAGCAGCGAGGAAGTAATTGGCGAATTTTTGCCAACGGTTCCTGAAGAAAATATTGATGAACATCTCTCACTGCGCAATAGGGTATTGGCTGGAGAGACCATAACAGGTTATGAAGTTTGTCGACTGAGAAAGGAGGGTTCATACCTTTATGGCAGTTTGTCTGTTACTCCCATGCATGACCAGAGAGGAAATATTTTTGGCATTATGGCAACTATGGAAGATATTACTGAAAAAAAACAATATGAATATAAGCTTAAGGACGCCTTCAATCAACTGGAATCAATTCATTTTAATTTACCAATTAGTGTATGGAGTGCCACCGTAGATGAAACTGGTGACTTTGTTGATACCTATATATCAGAAGGTGTCAATGAATTATTAGCCCTTCCTCCTAATACAATAGGAAATGATTTCAAAGCATTCTTCGATTATGTCAAACCCCACTATTTGCCAGAAATAAAGGATAAGATTGAAGAGGGGGTAAAAAATCCTGATAAAGTTGTGTCTCTCGAATATGAGGTCATTAATGGAAACGGCGTGACAAGATGGTTCTTATCAAGTGGGAAAGCACAGGAAGAAAATGGTATAATCAAGGTATATGGGTCTACGATTGACATTACCAAAAACAAAAATGCAGAAAAATCTCTCATCAACGCTAAGCTACTTGCTGAAAATGCAAATCGGTCCAAAACGGAATTTCTAGCCAATGTGAGCCATGAATTACGTACTCCCCTTAATGCCATAATTGGTTTCTCTCAAATATTATCTACAAACAAATCCGGGAATTTGAATGATAAAGAGATGAAATATGTATCAAACATCTTGAAAAGTGGCGACCATTTGCTTGAACTGATAAACAAAATTCTTGCTATATCAAAATTACAAGCAGGTAAAGAAGAATTGGAAATCGAATCTGTAGATTTTGCTGAAATTTGTGAGGATATAAAACCATTTATTGACCCACTTATAGCCAAGAAGAATCTTTCATTTGAATGTATTTTGGATGGTACGGATACAAACATTAAAGCCGATAAAAACAAGATGCTTCAAATAATGCACAATCTCCTGGGTAATGCAATAAAATTTACTCCTGAAAATGGGAGCATTGCTATCAATACAAGATGTATTGGTGATAACTTCCAAGTGTCTGTAAAAGATACAGGGATTGGAATACCAGAAGATGCCCATAAAGATATTTTTAATAATTTCAAGCAAGTAGATTCATCTGCTACAAGGAAATATGAAGGTACCGGTTTAGGGCTTGCATTGGTGAAAGAATATATAGAGATGCATGGTGGCGATATATGGATTGAAAGTGAAGTTGGGAAGGGTAGCACTTTCACACTCGTTATTCCTCAAAATCACCACTAA
- a CDS encoding ABC transporter permease — protein sequence MFEFRIARRHIASKQRNTFFSILAVALAVVVIVVLMSLMTGFTDELIEKTVENSPHIVVYPAEERDAGIHLYDYYKSVIESTPAVIASSAYLEKQAVITYRDNSAGINIFGVDPPDEDNVMHIKPDIVEGTYEDLARSGKGILIGDDLANDLEARPGEWVQITSPQAGDLSLKVIGIFDSGTGRDKSVAYARLETLQDFYDEKGTITAISMRVTDPYNAEVIASEIEKETGLRADSWIEINSQLLELLNTQKVFVWLYYILIYITAGFGIANTLINIVMDKKSEIGMLMAMGTSRKSITKIFLIESTILGAFGLLLGLVLGYFTAVAIGSYEIELPAEMYLGLTRMPMKIEAMNFLYAAIFAFIINMIAGVYPARKASKLDPVEAIESI from the coding sequence ATGTTCGAATTCAGGATTGCCCGCAGGCATATCGCTTCAAAACAGCGCAATACATTCTTTTCCATTCTTGCTGTAGCCCTTGCTGTAGTGGTTATTGTAGTCCTGATGTCCCTTATGACCGGGTTTACCGATGAACTGATAGAAAAGACAGTGGAAAACTCTCCTCATATAGTGGTGTATCCTGCAGAGGAAAGGGATGCAGGCATACACCTTTATGATTATTATAAATCTGTAATAGAAAGCACACCCGCAGTTATTGCTTCTTCTGCATACCTTGAAAAACAGGCCGTTATTACATATCGGGATAATTCCGCAGGGATCAACATATTCGGAGTGGATCCACCTGATGAAGACAATGTGATGCACATTAAACCCGATATCGTGGAGGGGACTTATGAAGACCTTGCCAGAAGTGGCAAAGGTATCCTTATCGGGGATGACCTGGCCAATGATCTGGAAGCAAGACCTGGTGAATGGGTACAGATAACCTCCCCTCAGGCCGGCGACCTATCCCTGAAAGTTATCGGGATCTTTGACAGCGGTACTGGTCGGGACAAAAGTGTTGCCTATGCAAGACTGGAAACCCTGCAGGATTTTTATGATGAGAAGGGAACAATCACTGCAATATCCATGCGTGTCACAGATCCATATAATGCAGAAGTAATCGCTTCGGAAATTGAAAAAGAAACAGGCCTAAGAGCTGATAGCTGGATTGAGATCAACAGTCAACTTCTGGAGTTACTCAATACCCAGAAGGTGTTTGTGTGGCTTTACTATATCCTGATCTATATAACCGCAGGATTTGGTATCGCCAATACACTGATCAATATTGTCATGGACAAGAAAAGTGAGATCGGAATGCTCATGGCAATGGGCACTTCCAGAAAAAGCATCACTAAAATATTCCTGATAGAATCCACAATCCTGGGAGCTTTCGGCCTGCTGCTGGGTCTTGTACTGGGATATTTTACAGCTGTGGCAATTGGGTCCTACGAAATAGAATTACCTGCCGAAATGTATCTGGGACTTACACGTATGCCCATGAAAATTGAGGCAATGAATTTCCTTTATGCCGCCATCTTTGCTTTTATAATAAATATGATCGCCGGAGTGTATCCGGCAAGAAAAGCATCAAAACTGGATCCCGTAGAAGCCATAGAAAGTATATGA
- the katG gene encoding catalase/peroxidase HPI has product MNEESKDPLMGSTARGGTSIHDWWPNQLNLNILHQHSSKSNPMEEEFNYAEEFKKLDLEALKKDLYTLMTDSQEWWPADYGHYGGLFIRMAWHSAGTYRMGDGRGGGGSGNQRFPPLNSWPDNVNLDKARRLLWPIKQKYGRKISWADLMILAGNCALESMGLKTFGFGGGREDIWEPEEDIYWGNESQWLEDKRYSGDRELENPLAAVQMGLIYVNPEGPNGNPDPVASGHDVRETFARMAMNDEETVALVAGGHTFGKCHGAGPASYVGPEPEAAPIEEQGLGWKSSFGSGKGGDTISSGIEGAWKPNPTKFDMGYLRVLLKYEYELVKSPAGANQWLAKDVDEYDMIVDAHDPSKKHRPMMTTADLSLKFDPIYEPIVRRFLENPEEFKDAFARAWFKLTHRDMGPRSRYLGPEVPQEELIWQDPVPEVDHELIDAQDIADLKSKILASGLSVSQLVSTAWASASTFRGSDNRGGANGARIRLAPQKDWEVNEPEQLATVLEILEGIQKEFNNSQSGDKKVSLADLIVLGGCAGIEQAAKNAGHDVTVPFTPGRTDASDEQTDVEAFDVLEPKADGFRNYLKTKYSVSAEELLVDRAQLLTLTAPEMTVLLGGMRVLNTNFEQSQHGVFTKRPETLTNDFFVNLLDMSTEWKATSDDVFEGRDYTTDELKWTGTRVDLIFGSNSQLRALAEVYGSEDSQEKFLNDFVAVWNKVMNLDRFDLT; this is encoded by the coding sequence ATGAACGAGGAAAGCAAGGACCCGTTAATGGGATCTACTGCCCGGGGCGGCACGTCGATCCACGATTGGTGGCCGAATCAGTTAAATCTTAACATTCTGCACCAGCATTCTTCCAAATCCAATCCGATGGAAGAAGAATTCAACTACGCTGAGGAATTCAAGAAACTCGATCTGGAGGCTCTGAAAAAGGACCTCTATACGCTGATGACCGACTCGCAGGAATGGTGGCCGGCCGATTACGGTCACTATGGAGGGCTCTTCATCAGGATGGCATGGCACAGTGCAGGCACCTACCGCATGGGTGACGGTCGTGGGGGTGGAGGCTCCGGCAACCAGCGCTTTCCTCCTCTCAACAGCTGGCCGGATAATGTGAACCTTGACAAAGCGCGCCGTTTGCTCTGGCCGATCAAGCAAAAATACGGCAGAAAGATCTCCTGGGCCGACCTGATGATTCTCGCCGGCAACTGTGCGCTTGAGTCCATGGGACTCAAGACCTTCGGCTTCGGTGGCGGGCGCGAAGATATCTGGGAACCGGAAGAGGATATTTACTGGGGAAACGAGAGCCAGTGGCTTGAAGACAAGCGCTACTCCGGTGACCGGGAGCTCGAAAATCCTCTTGCTGCAGTGCAGATGGGTCTCATTTACGTGAACCCGGAAGGGCCAAACGGCAATCCTGATCCGGTCGCCTCCGGACATGACGTCCGCGAGACCTTCGCGCGCATGGCCATGAACGATGAGGAAACCGTGGCGCTGGTCGCTGGTGGACACACTTTCGGTAAATGTCATGGTGCCGGTCCGGCGTCCTATGTAGGGCCTGAACCCGAAGCAGCACCCATCGAGGAACAGGGTCTCGGATGGAAGAGCAGCTTTGGCAGCGGTAAAGGCGGCGATACAATCAGCAGTGGTATCGAGGGCGCCTGGAAACCGAATCCTACCAAATTTGACATGGGCTATCTGAGGGTATTGTTAAAATATGAGTATGAGCTGGTCAAGAGTCCGGCCGGAGCCAATCAATGGCTGGCCAAGGACGTAGACGAATACGATATGATCGTTGACGCCCACGACCCATCGAAGAAACATCGGCCGATGATGACCACCGCGGACCTCTCGCTGAAGTTCGACCCAATCTACGAACCCATCGTAAGACGCTTCCTGGAAAACCCCGAGGAATTCAAGGACGCCTTTGCACGCGCCTGGTTCAAATTGACTCACCGTGACATGGGTCCACGCTCACGCTACCTCGGTCCGGAGGTCCCGCAAGAGGAACTGATCTGGCAGGACCCGGTTCCTGAAGTGGATCATGAGCTTATCGATGCACAGGATATCGCAGACCTCAAGAGCAAGATCCTTGCCTCGGGACTGTCTGTCTCCCAACTGGTTTCGACTGCCTGGGCATCGGCGTCCACGTTCCGTGGCTCCGATAATCGAGGTGGGGCGAACGGGGCGCGCATTCGTCTTGCGCCACAAAAAGATTGGGAAGTCAACGAGCCTGAACAACTTGCGACTGTGCTTGAGATCCTTGAGGGAATCCAAAAGGAGTTCAACAACTCCCAGTCAGGTGACAAGAAGGTCTCGCTTGCCGATTTGATCGTCCTGGGTGGATGCGCAGGTATTGAGCAAGCAGCAAAGAATGCCGGTCATGATGTGACTGTTCCCTTCACGCCGGGACGCACGGATGCATCAGATGAGCAAACTGATGTTGAGGCATTCGATGTACTAGAACCCAAAGCAGACGGTTTCCGTAACTACCTGAAAACCAAATACTCTGTATCGGCAGAGGAACTGCTGGTGGATCGGGCTCAACTGCTGACATTGACAGCTCCTGAGATGACCGTTCTCCTGGGCGGCATGCGCGTCTTGAATACCAACTTCGAACAGTCCCAGCACGGTGTTTTCACCAAGCGGCCAGAAACGCTCACCAATGACTTTTTCGTGAATCTGCTCGACATGAGCACGGAGTGGAAGGCAACTTCGGACGATGTATTCGAGGGCCGTGATTACACAACAGACGAACTCAAGTGGACCGGCACCCGTGTCGACCTCATCTTCGGTTCGAATTCCCAGCTTCGGGCCCTTGCGGAAGTCTACGGAAGTGAGGACTCCCAGGAGAAGTTTCTGAACGACTTTGTAGCGGTGTGGAACAAGGTAATGAACCTTGACCGCTTCGATCTCACCTGA